A DNA window from Aythya fuligula isolate bAytFul2 chromosome 4, bAytFul2.pri, whole genome shotgun sequence contains the following coding sequences:
- the NOCT gene encoding nocturnin — protein MYQGPARCLCPLLRRAATASTAPPPPRAAAAAAPRERRGQPEAEPEPMEARELLAECRLVLRRRPPRCRRRFVDLRQGAAGGPRPIRVMQWNILAQALGEGKDNFVQCPMEALKWEERKCLILEEILAYQPDILCLQEVDHYFDTFQPLLSRLGYQGTFFPKPWSPCLDVERNNGPDGCALFFLKDRFELINSANIRLTAMKLKTNQVAIAQTLKCHETGRLFCIAVTHLKARTGWERFRSAQGCDLLQNLKSITQGAKIPLIVCGDFNAEPTEEVYREFSNSSLNLNSAYKLLSPDGQSEPPYTTWKIRPSGECRHTLDYIWYSQHALNVNSALGLLTEEQIGPNRLPSFNYPSDHMSLVCDFSFNQDPDRLL, from the exons atGTACCAGGGCCCCGCGCGCTGCCTGTGCCCGCTGCTGCGCCGCGCCGCCACCGCCAGCACCgcgccgccaccgccccgcGCAG cagcagcagcagcgccccgGGAGCGCCGCGGGCAGCCCGAGGCGGAGCCGGAGCCCATGGAGGCGCGGGAGCTGCTGGCCGAGTGCCGCCTGGTGCtgcgccgccgcccgccgcggtGCCGCCGCCGCTTCGTGGACCTGCGGCAGGGAGCGGCCGGCGGCCCCCGGCCCATCCGCGTGATGCAGTGGAACATCCTCGCCCAAG CCCTCGGGGAAGGCAAGGACAACTTCGTGCAGTGCCCCATGGAGGCCCTGAAGTGGGAGGAGAGGAAGTGCCTGATCCTGGAGGAGATCCTGGCCTACCAGCCCGACAtcctctgcctgcaggaggtCGACCACTACTTCGACACCTTCCAGCCGCTGCTCAGCCGCCTGGGCTACCAGGGCACCTTCTTCCCGAAGCCGTGGTCGCCGTGCCTGGACGTGGAGCGGAACAACGGGCCCGACGGCTGCGCCCTCTTCTTCCTCAAGGACCGCTTCGAGCTGATCAACAGCGCCAACATCCGCCTCACCGCCATGAAGCTGAAGACCAACCAGGTGGCCATCGCCCAGACGCTGAAGTGCCACGAGACCGGCCGGCTCTTCTGCATCGCCGTCACCCACCTGAAGGCCCGCACGGGCTGGGAGAGGTTCCGCTCGGCGCAGGGCTGCGACCTGCTGCAGAACCTGAAGAGCATCACCCAGGGGGCAAAGATCCCGCTGATCGTCTGCGGGGACTTCAACGCGGAGCCGACCGAGGAGGTCTACAGGGAGTTTTCCAACTCCAGCCTCAACTTGAACAGCGCGTACAAGCTGCTGAGCCCCGACGGGCAGTCGGAGCCGCCGTACACCACCTGGAAGATCCGGCCCTCGGGAGAGTGCCGGCACACGCTGGATTATATCTGGTATTCCCAGCACGCCTTGAACGTGAACTCAGCCCTGGGCTTGCTGACTGAAGAGCAAATTGGGCCCAACAGGCTGCCCTCGTTCAATTACCCTTCAGATCACATGTCCCTGGTGTGTGACTTTAGTTTTAACCAAGACCCTGACAGACTCCTATAA